The Montipora foliosa isolate CH-2021 chromosome 1, ASM3666993v2, whole genome shotgun sequence DNA segment AGAAGACAAGGAATGGTTCTTCAAGTTCATTCGAGAAAATCAATCCAAGGTTCTGTTAGTGCTTGATGGACTTGATGAAGTGGATTCCAGTAaagtttacatgtacaatgacCTTCTGGAAAGTAAAGTCCTACCCAATTGCCACATTGTTATCACATCACGCCTTGAAACTGGTAAGAGTGTAAGGTGTTACTGCGACACCCTGTGGGAGATTAAAGGATTTACTTTTGAAGACGCAAAGAGCTACATTCTTAAGCACTTTAAAGGCAAGGAACACTTGGCAAAAGAGCTAATCAAACAGCTTCATTTTGACATGTTTGCAAATGGAGACTTGATAGAGTTGACACGGAATCCTCTTAATACAGCTTTACTTTGCATCCTTTGTGAGGATTTCAATGGTGTACTTCCACCAGAAAGGACACAGTTGTACACAGAAATTGTGCGATGTGTTTTGTTAAGATATGAAAAGAGAAATCGATCATCCAGTGGCAAAGATGCTGACCTACTGGAAATTTACAAGGATGACCTGTTGCAGTTGGGATGCATGGCGTTGCAGTCTTTACGTAAAGGAGCGTTGTTTTTCGACGAGAATGAATTTAAAGGCAGTTCCAGTAATTTGATCAAGTTTGGGTTTCTTTCGATCCAGACCGGTGGCAGCAAGAGGAAACCTTCCTTGCGCTTTGGCTTTCTGCATAAGACCTTTCAAGAGTTCTTTGCTGGCTTTTATCTTGCTTATCAGATCCTTGATGGACACACAGATTGTAAATCAGTAGTGACCGATGTAAGGAACATGAATGAACTGAAACAAGTGTTTTTATTCATGAGTGGTATTTTGTCCGCAAGATCTGAAGAGATGACAGTTTCGTTGGTAAAAAGCATAGCAGAGCTTGCAAGTTCGTCCATTATGGGAATGGAGAATTACAAAAACGAAATTTTAGAGTTAGCATTTGATTGTATATTGGAATGCAAATGTCATGGAGAGAACCTTCAGTCTAAGTTACTTCAGACCTTTGGACAGAACTTCCTTATTAAAGATCTCGCCGTGAATTTTGGATTCGATCATGTGAaccttttttgtgaaattctcaaagtcaacacatgcttgactactttgaatctGACTGAGTACGCAATTGATAACGCTGGCGCTGAattcctttctgaggctctcaaagtcaacacatgcttgactactttgaatctGACTGAGAACGCAATTGATAACGCTGGCGCTGAattcctttctgaggctctcaaagtcaacacatgcttgactactttgaatctGGTAGGGAACAAAATTGGTaccgctggcgctgaattcctttctgaggctctcaaagtcaacacatgcttgactactttgaatctGACTGAGAACGCAATTGATAACGCTGGCGCTGAattcctttctgaggctctgaaagtcaacacatgcttgactagtTTGGATTTGTGTTGGAACGAAATTGGTACCGCTGGCGCTGAAtgcctttctgaggctctcaaagtcaacacatgcttgactactttgaatctGGAATGGAACAAAATTGGTaccgctggcgctgaattcctttctgaggctctcaaagtcaacacatgcttgactactttgaatctGGTAGGGAACAAAATTGGTaccgctggcgctgaattcctttctgaggctctcaaagtcaacacatgcttgactactttgaatctGGGATGGAACAAAATTGGTaccgctggcgctgaattcctttctgaggctctcaaagtcaacacatgcttgactactttgaatctGGGATGGAACAAAATTGGTaccgctggcgctgaattcctttctgaggctctcaaagtcaacacatgcttgactactttgaatctGGAACGGAACAAAATTGGTaccgctggcgctgaattcctttctgaggctctgaaagtcaacacatgcttgactagtTTGGATTTGTGTTGGAACGAAATTGGTACCGCTGGCGCTGAAtgcctttctgaggctctcaaagtcaacacatgcttgactactttgaatctGACTGAGAACGCAATTGATAACGCTGGCGCTGAattcctttctgaggctctgaaagtcaacacatgcttgactactttgcaTTTGAGTTGGGGGTGatttcgattgaccgtattccaggagaagaatacatggaataaaaggtaaaaatccttcgtttttgcggagagtcTTAttaaaatagaccatattcgtattctcagtataaGTAGCTTGCAATAAGCTCATGCGggaaaatcttttcaaatgctaatactttttattcttatagagctggaattttttcccgacagcgtgcgctctcattggttacttcgagatCACATGACtgctaacaataaaactgtttcctgcCAAAAGGCAGGCAACATTGGAAAATCTATGACGTgcgagggtaacagtgcactgtgaCCCGCAAATGTTGACCAACGACCGCCGTTTCTGTTGCCGtagcacgtttttctttttgtgttatatgacaaatcacttaatgatttaattttttttcctcgaatctctgcgcctcggggaaacattgagattctcgggaaacgaAATTAACtctttccctcgggaccagtcattaagtgtttaataaatttccccgcattagcctccattgcaagctagttccagtgcgatactgagaatacaaatatgtTTCTATTGTAAAACATCTGCTCAAATGCTACTTTAAACATGTGTatgttatccttgttgcttcaaaacgccagacataccattttaaaacatcattccacgtattcttattccggaatagggtcaatggAACGCACTCTTGGGTTTAAATCAATTATTCTCCCAGAGTCGGGTGATAAATTCCTTTCTAAGGCTCTGTCCAGCGTAACAAGCGCAGCGAGGGTATTAGGGGTGTCCGTCGTATCAAGAATATCAAGCTTATCAGGTGTATCCAGCGTTTCAGGGGTAACTCTGATACGCAGAACAACCAACAAGCTTCAACCCGGGTCGGCCGTTTCAACCACACCGGTAAAATATGAGCTCGAAGACCTCGCCGGCCTCCTAAATAAAAGACTAGATTTGTAACTTTGATAAAAAAGCCGAATTACATTTTATCTGAAAATATGGTGACATCACAATATTTATCCGTGCAGTGTTgtaaatatagtttacgtcatagaaagtgcggcgtacggggttttatgcacgagttgtttgtgtcaagaacccgaacgagcgaggaacgagcgagtgagggtttttgacacaaacaacgagtgaataaaaccccgtacaaagcactttctgtgacgtaaactatatttacAACACTGCAAGGATAaatacacataacatgagaattttcattaaaatagttttctgaacgcgaattagaaacaaaaactaacaatagaaccaaatgcaaatttaatttaattcaataacaaagtacgatttgcacgagatgcacgagtgattggcatggaaacgcctttacgctatcgttgattggttatactttcacatgtgaaatagctgtacgccattctgattggctgtataggcctttttcacatgtgaaaataaagcgtatagatttgtacaaatgagctttatggaataaaattctcatgttatgtgtaataaatgtGTTTATATTGTAGGTATCTGTTCTTGTGGATCATCATAGAACTTTTCTCTAGCTTTTTCAATGTTCGTTTTGAAGGCATGGGCTTCTACTCATTTCAATTCAACTCGTCAATCAAGCAATCAGAACCGGTTATTCCTGAAACACGCTAACAC contains these protein-coding regions:
- the LOC137994861 gene encoding protein NLRC3-like, translated to MSKKPEQGRRSIGKVLRDTLSDMYRGKKKKPQHPDPVHPEASCADVLSEAAGSRTHSQQDQDSPYYANIVERVRQWYSTRQKIIFPVPWLKDFSFPLDRIFTKLKIRGKEKTRGTLTHEITNMTAIFKGHEDCAKPRTVLIEGEPGMGKTTYCQKLAYDWAMKREEWDKSFPEIDVLLLLRCRDIKTDIWEAIDDQILPLDIDKEDKEWFFKFIRENQSKVLLVLDGLDEVDSSKVYMYNDLLESKVLPNCHIVITSRLETGKSVRCYCDTLWEIKGFTFEDAKSYILKHFKGKEHLAKELIKQLHFDMFANGDLIELTRNPLNTALLCILCEDFNGVLPPERTQLYTEIVRCVLLRYEKRNRSSSGKDADLLEIYKDDLLQLGCMALQSLRKGALFFDENEFKGSSSNLIKFGFLSIQTGGSKRKPSLRFGFLHKTFQEFFAGFYLAYQILDGHTDCKSVVTDVRNMNELKQVFLFMSGILSARSEEMTVSLVKSIAELASSSIMGMENYKNEILELAFDCILECKCHGENLQSKLLQTFGQNFLIKDLAVNFGFDHVNLFCEILKVNTCLTTLNLTEYAIDNAGAEFLSEALKVNTCLTTLNLTENAIDNAGAEFLSEALKVNTCLTTLNLVGNKIGTAGAEFLSEALKVNTCLTTLNLTENAIDNAGAEFLSEALKVNTCLTSLDLCWNEIGTAGAECLSEALKVNTCLTTLNLEWNKIGTAGAEFLSEALKVNTCLTTLNLVGNKIGTAGAEFLSEALKVNTCLTTLNLGWNKIGTAGAEFLSEALKVNTCLTTLNLGWNKIGTAGAEFLSEALKVNTCLTTLNLERNKIGTAGAEFLSEALKVNTCLTSLDLCWNEIGTAGAECLSEALKVNTCLTTLNLTENAIDNAGAEFLSEALKVNTCLTTLHLSWG